One Deltaproteobacteria bacterium DNA window includes the following coding sequences:
- a CDS encoding integrase, with the protein MLTTSGKKPRTQEHYRSGSTDPHFETFSTWLEARGYHPRYRRHLLSGAHRFALWSHHGKGVARELNVHALEEFQRELQTQQLLRYPNGGYSDLFMGARHLVTFLEASGHAAPLPSVSSDPQLFVDFCDWMQTHRGVSAVTLTNYRRPLLAFLQTLGEDPTQYDARALRVFILQQTKGHGVSSAKTVVTTVRTFLRFLIAVGQCAPELTYAIPTVASWRLASLPRYLSAEAIECMLVSCEITTLIGLRDRAVLLLLARLGLRAGDVAALRLTDIDWHAGTIQVVGKMRRQTCLPLPQEVGEAILAYLKLRPLRTTEAVFLTTSAPIVALTRQAVGKIATRAIQRAGIATPVHGSHILRHSAATLMLRHGVPLPAIAAVLRHSSMETTTGYAKVDVPLLQQATQPWPEVTSCS; encoded by the coding sequence ATGTTAACTACCTCTGGCAAGAAGCCGCGGACGCAGGAGCACTATCGCTCGGGTTCCACAGATCCCCACTTTGAGACGTTCAGTACCTGGCTGGAAGCGCGCGGCTATCATCCTCGGTATCGTCGTCACTTGTTGAGCGGCGCCCACCGCTTCGCACTCTGGAGCCACCACGGGAAAGGCGTCGCGCGGGAACTCAATGTCCATGCCCTGGAAGAGTTTCAGCGTGAGCTGCAAACCCAGCAGCTGCTGCGTTATCCCAATGGGGGGTATAGCGATCTCTTTATGGGAGCGCGCCACTTGGTGACGTTCCTCGAAGCGAGCGGACACGCCGCCCCGCTCCCCTCGGTATCGTCTGATCCCCAGTTATTCGTTGACTTTTGCGACTGGATGCAAACTCACCGTGGGGTTTCGGCGGTCACGCTCACCAACTATCGTCGTCCGCTGCTCGCTTTCCTGCAGACGCTGGGAGAGGATCCCACGCAGTATGACGCCCGTGCGCTGCGTGTCTTTATCCTGCAGCAAACCAAGGGGCACGGGGTGAGCTCGGCGAAGACCGTGGTCACCACGGTTCGAACGTTTCTCCGCTTCCTGATTGCGGTTGGCCAGTGCGCGCCGGAGCTGACGTATGCCATTCCCACCGTCGCCTCTTGGCGGTTAGCTTCCTTACCTCGGTACCTCTCAGCTGAGGCCATAGAGTGCATGCTGGTCAGTTGTGAGATCACTACTCTGATCGGCCTCCGGGATCGGGCCGTCCTCTTACTGTTGGCACGGCTGGGGCTGCGGGCGGGCGATGTCGCAGCGTTACGACTCACCGATATCGACTGGCACGCCGGTACGATCCAAGTGGTCGGGAAGATGCGCAGGCAGACCTGCTTGCCACTTCCCCAAGAGGTCGGAGAGGCCATCCTCGCCTATCTCAAACTCCGCCCCTTACGAACCACCGAGGCGGTCTTTCTCACTACCAGTGCTCCTATCGTAGCGCTCACTCGCCAAGCGGTGGGCAAGATTGCCACGCGTGCGATACAGCGGGCAGGAATTGCGACGCCCGTCCATGGATCGCATATCCTACGCCATTCGGCAGCGACCCTCATGCTTCGCCATGGCGTTCCCTTACCAGCCATTGCCGCCGTGCTCCGCCATAGTTCCATGGAGACAACAACGGGGTATGCTAAAGTCGATGTGCCGCTCCTCCAGCAGGCTACGCAACCCTGGCCGGAGGTGACCTCATGCTCATGA
- a CDS encoding integrase → MLMTAVDTYLAVRRATGFALKACDGYLRNFAHFATGRGETHVVTSTAIAWAASASSEAQRHNRLQTVVRFARFMHAEDIRHEIPPATVFCGRRQRPTPYIFSDAELQRLVTHAQQLGPVGSLRPHTYSTLFGLLAATGMRPTEARALHLSDLTPEGLIIRESKFKKSRLLPLHDTTWVALRSYVDRRRRVAGHNPHLFVSCRGSRLSHTVVAETFHAVVQAAGVARKPGRSRPRLMDLRHTFAVRGLQTCSNAREHVGRQVLALMTYLGHAKVESTYWYLESTPELLIDIAQRCEAFITGGDQ, encoded by the coding sequence ATGCTCATGACAGCGGTCGATACTTATTTGGCCGTCCGGCGCGCAACAGGCTTTGCGCTCAAAGCGTGCGATGGATATTTACGTAACTTCGCGCACTTTGCCACGGGACGAGGCGAGACCCATGTGGTCACCTCCACTGCCATCGCCTGGGCAGCCAGTGCATCGTCAGAGGCACAACGACACAATCGGTTACAAACCGTCGTCCGCTTTGCGCGCTTTATGCACGCCGAGGATATACGGCATGAGATCCCACCAGCAACGGTGTTCTGTGGACGACGCCAGCGTCCTACCCCATACATCTTTAGTGATGCAGAACTCCAGCGTCTGGTGACTCACGCCCAGCAGCTCGGGCCTGTCGGGTCGCTGCGGCCTCATACCTACAGCACGCTGTTTGGCCTGCTGGCGGCAACGGGTATGCGACCGACAGAAGCGCGGGCACTCCACCTCAGCGATCTCACCCCAGAAGGGCTCATCATCCGGGAAAGTAAGTTCAAGAAAAGTCGCCTACTCCCGCTGCACGACACGACCTGGGTGGCGTTGAGAAGCTACGTAGATCGACGACGGCGCGTGGCAGGCCATAATCCCCATCTCTTTGTGTCCTGCCGAGGCAGTCGACTCTCTCACACTGTCGTGGCGGAAACCTTCCATGCCGTCGTACAAGCCGCAGGGGTAGCACGTAAGCCTGGCAGATCACGCCCGCGACTGATGGACCTCCGGCATACGTTTGCGGTGAGAGGACTCCAGACGTGTTCCAATGCCCGCGAACACGTTGGCCGCCAGGTGCTTGCGCTCATGACCTATCTGGGCCACGCCAAGGTCGAAAGCACCTATTGGTACTTGGAGAGCACGCCGGAACTCTTGATCGATATTGCGCAACGCTGCGAAGCGTTTATCACGGGAGGTGACCAATGA
- a CDS encoding integrase has translation MTLIAPHLTAFLRERLPLQRGASPHTCDSYAYSFQLLLTFASQRCGLPPSQLTLEQLDAPLVMEFLTTLETERRNSPTTRNARLAAIKSFMHFLEYRVPALLEQIRRVLAIPTKKTEQPLIPHLSLVEMQAILNAPDLRTRYGVRDRAMLHVCFAAGLRVAELLTLPVTAVTWHATPTLHIQGKGRRHRALPLWKQTADDLRAWLAVRGEIALPELFFSAQGRAMTRVGFSYVLRKYVDQATLACPSLRDKTVSPHVLRHTCAMMIYQATGDLRKVSLWLGHADMQATEAYVRADPTEKLDALDAVVPPALRRGQFTVPDRLIASLRGQ, from the coding sequence ATGACGCTGATTGCTCCACATTTGACCGCTTTTTTACGCGAACGCCTGCCACTTCAACGCGGCGCCAGCCCGCATACGTGTGACAGTTACGCCTATAGCTTCCAGTTGCTGTTAACTTTTGCCAGCCAGCGCTGTGGTCTCCCCCCGTCCCAGCTGACGCTGGAGCAGCTCGACGCTCCGCTCGTGATGGAGTTCTTAACCACGCTGGAAACCGAGCGGAGGAACAGCCCGACTACCCGCAATGCCCGTCTCGCCGCGATCAAATCCTTCATGCACTTTCTGGAGTATCGGGTTCCGGCCTTGCTGGAGCAGATCAGGCGGGTGCTGGCCATTCCCACGAAGAAAACTGAACAGCCGTTGATTCCTCATCTCTCCCTCGTGGAAATGCAAGCTATTCTGAACGCACCGGATCTCCGCACGCGCTACGGCGTGCGGGACCGGGCGATGCTCCATGTCTGCTTCGCCGCAGGCCTACGCGTTGCGGAACTCCTCACACTGCCGGTGACGGCGGTGACCTGGCACGCCACGCCCACTCTTCATATTCAGGGCAAAGGGCGACGGCATCGTGCCCTCCCGCTGTGGAAACAGACAGCGGACGATCTGCGAGCCTGGTTAGCGGTGCGGGGAGAGATCGCCCTCCCAGAACTCTTCTTTAGTGCCCAAGGCCGGGCGATGACGCGGGTGGGCTTCTCGTACGTGTTACGCAAGTATGTCGACCAAGCGACTCTCGCGTGTCCTTCCCTGCGGGACAAGACTGTATCTCCTCATGTCTTGCGGCACACCTGTGCAATGATGATCTACCAAGCCACCGGCGATCTCCGCAAAGTCTCGCTGTGGTTGGGGCATGCTGATATGCAAGCGACAGAGGCCTATGTCCGAGCCGATCCCACGGAGAAACTCGATGCCCTCGACGCGGTCGTTCCGCCAGCATTGCGTCGTGGTCAATTCACCGTGCCCGATCGCTTGATTGCCTCCTTACGCGGTCAATAG
- a CDS encoding BrnT family toxin — MDVRYELNGTTFVWDEEKARLNIATHDGITFERGAEVFFDPFFRLVDASRNEEARDAVIGFDTLGRMLFVVHIEIEGEYIRIISARKATPEERKEYDS; from the coding sequence GTGGATGTTCGCTACGAACTCAACGGGACAACGTTCGTCTGGGACGAAGAGAAAGCACGCCTCAACATTGCTACGCACGACGGCATCACTTTCGAGCGTGGGGCGGAAGTATTCTTTGATCCTTTCTTTCGACTCGTTGATGCCTCCCGCAACGAGGAAGCACGGGATGCCGTCATCGGCTTCGACACGCTGGGGCGTATGTTGTTTGTCGTGCACATTGAGATCGAGGGCGAATACATCCGCATCATTTCGGCTCGGAAAGCGACACCGGAGGAGCGCAAAGAGTATGATTCCTAA
- a CDS encoding toxin-antitoxin system HicB family antitoxin has product MKPITTYPLRLPHSIKAAVTRLAKEDGTSINQFVVTAVAEKIAALETASFFADRRQRADRAAFRKLMHRKRGEPPRPGDEIPPRLSKTRKAG; this is encoded by the coding sequence ATGAAACCCATAACGACCTATCCACTCCGACTCCCACATTCCATCAAAGCTGCCGTCACGCGGCTAGCCAAAGAAGACGGTACCAGCATTAACCAATTCGTGGTGACCGCCGTCGCCGAGAAGATTGCCGCCTTAGAAACGGCCTCATTTTTTGCCGATCGCCGGCAACGCGCGGACCGAGCCGCGTTTCGTAAGCTGATGCACCGCAAAAGGGGCGAACCGCCGCGACCAGGCGACGAAATACCTCCAAGGCTCAGCAAAACTCGGAAAGCAGGATAG
- a CDS encoding HigA family addiction module antidote protein, whose amino-acid sequence MVRIPSHGPPTHPGEMLREEFLRPLNLTQTEVAQRLGISYPRLNELLHAKRGVTPDTALRLEALFGMEAQFWLNLQLAWDLYHAQHGPGAKRIKQIKRLSTTPTARAA is encoded by the coding sequence ATGGTACGCATACCAAGCCACGGCCCGCCAACTCACCCCGGCGAAATGTTGCGTGAAGAATTTCTCCGCCCCTTGAATCTCACGCAAACGGAAGTCGCGCAACGCTTAGGAATTTCTTACCCGCGCTTGAACGAATTGCTACACGCCAAACGTGGCGTGACGCCTGATACCGCGCTACGGCTGGAAGCATTGTTCGGGATGGAAGCGCAGTTTTGGCTCAACTTACAACTGGCCTGGGATCTATATCATGCCCAGCACGGCCCTGGCGCAAAGCGCATCAAGCAGATCAAACGCCTCTCGACTACCCCTACCGCGAGAGCGGCCTAA
- a CDS encoding plasmid maintenance system killer protein produces MIVSFATQGTEDIFNRKATKAARQTCPVALWRVAQRKLDQLNAAVSLLSLRIPPANNLEALVSDREGQHSICINVQYRVCFVWTSAGPASVEIVDYH; encoded by the coding sequence ATGATTGTGTCCTTTGCCACACAAGGCACGGAGGATATTTTCAACCGCAAAGCAACCAAGGCAGCCCGGCAAACGTGTCCGGTCGCGCTGTGGCGCGTTGCGCAGCGCAAGCTGGATCAATTAAACGCGGCAGTCTCGTTGCTGTCCTTACGTATCCCACCCGCCAATAATTTAGAGGCCTTGGTAAGCGATCGGGAAGGACAACACAGTATCTGCATCAACGTACAGTACCGGGTCTGCTTTGTGTGGACGAGTGCAGGACCCGCAAGCGTCGAGATTGTTGATTATCATTAA
- a CDS encoding chromosome partitioning protein ParA, whose translation MIIAVGNVKGGVGKTTLAVNLAISLARSGRDILLIDGDEQQTAMAFTELRNTNLNGKAGYTAVALQGAAIRTQVRQLAPKYTDIVIDVGGRDSGSLRAALTVADTVLIPVQPRSFDLWGVDQTADLVKEAREINDHLRAVAVLNAADPQGHDNDDAATALQEIEGLEYAPVPIVRRKAFPNAAAAGLSVLEHNDPKAIDEFKRLTKFLFVYR comes from the coding sequence ATGATTATTGCAGTAGGAAATGTCAAAGGTGGCGTTGGAAAAACCACTCTTGCAGTTAACCTTGCCATCTCTCTCGCTCGTTCAGGTCGAGATATTTTGCTGATTGATGGAGACGAACAGCAGACAGCTATGGCTTTTACTGAACTGAGAAACACCAATTTGAACGGCAAGGCGGGCTACACGGCTGTGGCCTTGCAAGGTGCAGCGATCAGAACTCAAGTTCGACAACTCGCTCCGAAGTACACCGATATTGTCATAGACGTAGGAGGACGGGACAGTGGTAGTCTACGGGCAGCCTTAACCGTGGCAGATACCGTGCTCATACCTGTACAGCCTCGCAGCTTCGATCTTTGGGGTGTGGATCAAACCGCTGACTTAGTCAAAGAAGCGAGAGAGATTAATGATCATTTGCGGGCCGTGGCAGTTCTGAATGCCGCCGACCCGCAAGGGCATGATAATGACGATGCAGCAACCGCATTGCAGGAAATTGAAGGACTCGAATACGCGCCTGTGCCGATCGTTCGCCGTAAGGCATTTCCAAATGCGGCGGCGGCAGGTCTTTCTGTTCTTGAACACAATGACCCGAA